One Cryptomeria japonica chromosome 9, Sugi_1.0, whole genome shotgun sequence genomic window carries:
- the LOC131049991 gene encoding serine/threonine-protein kinase D6PK-like: protein MSQKSNRSFIKRALKSLKFLRRWAAIDSTSKTLDKISESFTTAFSSNIHNTHQNIQDENISSAYWKAIKAVTGLEGNLKLNHFRKIKKIGRGGSGTVFLAELSDTKTYFAIKVADSNNMINVRREIQVLKSLRSHPLFPTLFFHCRKDGKSYFVTEYCPADLDRLRHKQPEHRFSEDIVRFYCAEILLAIEYLHMLGIVHRDLKPANVLVKEDGHILLTDFDLSRQFYVHHLLVSNNCNKSQKRVADVKKTRFLHFGSKRRGRMKKIDEIEFTAEPWGGRAHSYVGTEEYMAPEMIENKGHGGAVDWWSFGVFLYQLMYGKTPFKGNDKDETHDNVVKEELRFPDSPTVSDEAKDLIKALLVKQHWKRLGHRYGATEIKKHAFFRGIQWPLVLSRPPPNLPKPTFKMALPNGKLHLRW from the exons ATGTCACAGAAGTCAAATCGATCTTTCATTAAACGCGCATTGAAGTCCCTCAAGTTTTTAAGGCGCTGGGCAGCCATTGATTCAACTTCAAAAACATTAGACAAGATTAGTGAGAGCTTTACTACCGCTTTTAGTAGCAACATTCACAACACCCACCAAAACATTCAAGACGAAAACATTTCTTCTGCTTATTGGAAAGCAATTAAGGCAGTCACTGGCCTGGAAGGAAATTTGAAGCTAAATCACTTTAGAAAGATAAAGAAGATAGGCCGTGGCGGTTCAGGGACCGTGTTTTTGGCTGAATTGAGTGACACTAAAACCTATTTTGCTATAAAAGTGGCAGACAgcaataacatgataaatgtaAGGAGAGAGATACAAGTACTCAAGTCTTTGAGATCTCACCCTCTTTTCCCAACCTTATTCTTCCATTGCCGAAAAGATGGGAAGTCATATTTTGTTACAGAGTACTGTCCAGCAGATCTTGATAGACTTCGACACAAACAGCCGGAGCATCGTTTTTCAGAAGATATAGTCAG GTTTTATTGTGCTGAGATTCTGTTAGCAATCGAATACCTTCATATGCTTGGAATTGTACACAGAGATCTCAAACCAGCTAATGTTTTGGTGAAAGAAGACGGCCATATTTTGCTTACAGATTTCGATCTCTCCAGGCAATTCTACGTGCATCATCTACTAGTTTCTAACAATTGCAATAAAAGTCAAAAAAGGGTTGCCGATGTTAAGAAAACCAGATTTCTACATTTTGGGtcaaagaggagaggaagaatgaagaaaatagatGAAATTGAGTTCACCGCAGAGCCATGGGGTGGGCGGGCTCATTCATACGTGGGAACTGAGGAATACATGGCCCCAGAAATGATTGAAAATAAGGGCCATGGAGGTGCAGTTGACTGGTGGTCGTTTGGTGTTTTTCTGTACCAGCTTATGTATGGAAAAACTCCCTTTAAAGGAAATGATAAGGATGAAACTCATGATAATGTGGTGAAAGAGGAGTTGAGGTTCCCGGATTCTCCAACAGTGAGCGATGAAGCCAAAGATCTAATAAAAGCTTTATTGGTGAAGCAGCATTGGAAGCGCCTAGGGCACAGATATGGGGCCACAGAAATTAAGAAACATGCTTTCTTTCGAGGAATTCAATGGCCACTTGTGTTATCTAGACCTCCACCCAATCTACCCAAGCCAACCTTCAAAATGGCCTTGCCAAATGGTAAACTACACTTGCGGTGGTGA